One genomic region from Desulfovibrio sp. Fe33 encodes:
- the fmt gene encoding methionyl-tRNA formyltransferase has protein sequence MEEIAGSNQGTPESWGAVNLKPLRVVFMGTPDFAAEALEILLKFDAADIVAVYTQPDRPCGRGRQCKPSPVKQVALEHDIPVLQPVNFKDQADIDELAALKPDLLVVAAYGLILPQAVLDIPAVLPLNIHASLLPRWRGAAPIQRAVENGDVVTGISIMKMEAGLDTGPVMVQRALRIGHNDHAGTIHDELAKLGGICICEALARLQTGAYDLKPQDDSLATYAKKLEKKEGEIDWNRPAEDIHNRIRAMYPWPGAFFDWTNPEGKALRLNVTPGEISDESAPKVAPGTILGEMEGKLAIVTADKVYLTPEVKPQGKKGMDATAFTCGYMKECK, from the coding sequence ATGGAAGAGATAGCCGGTTCCAACCAGGGCACGCCCGAATCCTGGGGCGCGGTAAACCTGAAGCCCCTTCGCGTGGTTTTCATGGGCACCCCGGACTTCGCCGCCGAAGCCCTGGAAATTCTGCTCAAATTCGACGCGGCCGACATTGTCGCCGTGTACACCCAGCCGGACAGGCCATGCGGACGCGGACGCCAGTGCAAGCCCTCGCCGGTCAAGCAGGTGGCCTTGGAGCACGATATCCCCGTGCTCCAGCCGGTGAATTTCAAGGACCAGGCCGATATCGACGAACTGGCCGCCCTGAAGCCGGACCTGCTGGTGGTGGCGGCCTACGGGCTGATCCTGCCCCAGGCGGTGCTCGACATCCCGGCCGTGCTGCCCCTGAACATCCACGCATCGCTGCTGCCCCGCTGGCGCGGCGCGGCCCCGATCCAGCGGGCCGTCGAAAACGGCGACGTGGTCACCGGCATCTCGATCATGAAGATGGAGGCCGGGCTGGACACCGGGCCGGTCATGGTCCAACGCGCCCTGCGCATCGGCCACAACGACCACGCCGGAACCATTCACGACGAACTGGCGAAGTTGGGCGGCATCTGCATTTGCGAGGCTCTCGCCCGACTCCAGACCGGAGCTTACGACCTGAAGCCCCAGGATGATTCGCTGGCCACCTATGCGAAGAAGCTGGAGAAAAAGGAAGGCGAAATAGACTGGAACCGTCCCGCCGAGGATATCCACAACCGCATCCGCGCCATGTATCCGTGGCCCGGCGCGTTCTTCGACTGGACCAACCCGGAAGGCAAAGCCCTGCGCCTCAACGTGACGCCCGGCGAGATTTCCGACGAGTCCGCTCCCAAGGTCGCCCCGGGCACCATCCTGGGCGAAATGGAAGGAAAGCTGGCCATCGTCACCGCCGACAAGGTATACCTGACACCCGAGGTCAAGCCGCAAGGCAAGAAGGGCATGGACGCCACGGCCTTCACCTGCGGATACATGAAGGAATGCAAATAG
- a CDS encoding transcription antitermination factor NusB translates to MQARSTKPLPPARRAALEALFRCLMNRQDIQAALDEALSSGIDDPRDVGLATELSYGYLRLKGRIEYVLSRFLKDPGKLNPKMRLAMGVAAYEILFLDKIPAYASVDWAVEFSKSKPGARLAGLFNAVLRRLSELGGDAHDPDFFRKDASLPEFLSRWYSCPQWLVDMWWREYGEKAATNYLEAQLNPPALGFNLFGHPEADELYSEIAGWPELLDLEGMSFALPAGTVFDGEPDPPLCRQSFAARQAVEALGPEIWEGPVWDACAGRGGKTRILLEKGLDVFASDPHRGRLAALNRELPGVETFEANAATATPPRVPGTILLDMPCSGLGVLSRRPDTKWKRKPADLGDLTLLQREILDNALEQVRPGGRIAVITCTLNPEENQGLVARLAAGSDRVRIEREWTTPSDSPLNEFFYAASLSVK, encoded by the coding sequence ATGCAAGCACGTTCCACAAAGCCCCTGCCTCCGGCGAGGCGGGCGGCCCTAGAAGCCCTGTTTCGCTGCCTAATGAACCGGCAGGACATCCAGGCCGCTCTGGACGAGGCCCTTTCCTCCGGTATCGACGATCCGCGCGATGTCGGGCTGGCCACGGAGTTGAGTTACGGATATCTGCGGCTCAAGGGGCGCATCGAGTACGTCCTCTCCCGATTCCTCAAGGACCCGGGGAAGCTCAATCCCAAGATGCGGCTGGCCATGGGCGTGGCGGCCTACGAAATCCTTTTCCTGGACAAGATCCCGGCCTACGCCTCGGTGGATTGGGCCGTGGAATTTTCCAAGTCCAAGCCGGGCGCGCGGCTGGCCGGGCTGTTCAACGCCGTGTTGCGCCGGTTGTCCGAACTGGGCGGCGATGCCCACGATCCTGATTTCTTCCGCAAGGATGCGTCCCTGCCCGAATTCCTGTCCCGCTGGTACTCATGCCCTCAATGGCTGGTGGACATGTGGTGGCGGGAATACGGCGAGAAGGCGGCCACCAATTATCTTGAGGCGCAACTCAATCCTCCGGCGCTCGGCTTCAACCTCTTCGGTCATCCGGAAGCGGACGAACTGTACTCCGAGATCGCGGGTTGGCCGGAGCTTCTGGACCTCGAAGGCATGAGTTTCGCCCTGCCCGCGGGCACCGTCTTCGACGGTGAACCTGATCCCCCACTGTGCCGCCAGTCCTTTGCCGCGCGTCAGGCCGTTGAGGCGCTGGGCCCGGAGATCTGGGAAGGCCCGGTCTGGGACGCCTGCGCCGGTCGCGGGGGCAAGACCCGGATTCTGCTGGAAAAGGGACTCGACGTGTTCGCCTCGGACCCGCACCGGGGGCGGCTGGCCGCGCTCAACCGCGAACTGCCCGGAGTGGAAACCTTTGAGGCCAACGCGGCCACGGCGACGCCGCCGCGCGTGCCCGGAACCATTCTTCTGGATATGCCGTGCTCCGGCCTGGGCGTGCTCTCCCGCCGCCCGGACACCAAGTGGAAGCGCAAGCCCGCCGATCTGGGCGACCTGACCCTCCTGCAACGGGAAATACTGGACAACGCCCTGGAGCAGGTCCGGCCGGGCGGGCGGATCGCGGTCATCACCTGCACCCTCAATCCCGAGGAAAACCAGGGCCTCGTTGCCCGGTTGGCCGCAGGCTCGGACCGTGTCCGGATCGAGCGCGAATGGACCACGCCGTCCGATTCGCCTCTCAACGAGTTCTTCTACGCGGCTTCCCTGTCCGTGAAATAA
- the def gene encoding peptide deformylase, whose protein sequence is MKLEICTWPDDVLAAKAEPVGEITPELQELIENMVETMYESDGVGLAAPQVDKSIRLICVDQTGPKERGDLRVLINPEIIDSDGEVESEEGCLSCPEFNITVKRRQRVKVKALGREGEEISLDADGLLAIILQHEIDHLDGVTLADRAGRLKKAMYRKKAARWKR, encoded by the coding sequence ATGAAATTGGAAATATGTACCTGGCCTGACGACGTCCTGGCCGCCAAGGCCGAACCCGTCGGCGAAATCACCCCCGAGCTCCAGGAACTCATCGAAAACATGGTGGAAACCATGTACGAATCCGACGGAGTGGGGCTGGCCGCGCCGCAGGTGGACAAGTCCATCCGGCTCATCTGCGTGGACCAGACCGGTCCCAAGGAAAGGGGCGATCTGCGCGTCCTCATCAACCCCGAAATCATCGATTCCGACGGTGAAGTGGAGTCCGAGGAAGGCTGCCTGAGCTGCCCCGAGTTCAACATCACGGTCAAACGCCGCCAACGGGTCAAGGTCAAGGCCCTGGGCCGCGAAGGCGAGGAAATCAGCCTGGACGCGGACGGCCTCCTGGCCATCATCCTCCAGCATGAGATCGATCATCTGGACGGCGTGACCCTGGCCGACCGCGCGGGCCGCCTGAAAAAAGCCATGTACCGCAAGAAGGCCGCGAGATGGAAGAGATAG
- a CDS encoding HD domain-containing phosphohydrolase, whose protein sequence is MKDVSLIDLAGGISSALDYISPAVTGHHRRVGLGAVALASQAGIPESSLVDLLLAGLMHDIGAFSMDLALDGLTFDSDLKEHAVVGYRLLKEHPFLERASRMVLYHHTSWKDLRVIRQEGDRETLLLANIVNLADRIDILRRVGTSTRERREVERAVAGFTSDLYAPKLLEAFRELADGGLFWPLVEDMDRPVREMLSPNLLDVHISPDELIEFSSFFTRIIDFRSRHTATHTAGVAESAVLLSKLAGMSEQEQKAMRLAGNLHDIGKLAVPTALLDKPGALDSDEYVKVQDHATVCAEVLRSIPGLGEVADWACQHHERLNGKGYPLGLTGDQLSLGSRIMQVADVHTAITEDRPYRKGMTRERAVAVLRSMADNGFLDPDIVNLIIENHDRFDAVRTIVQSRALSEFRRFAEAYR, encoded by the coding sequence ATGAAAGACGTATCTCTCATCGATCTGGCGGGCGGCATCTCCTCCGCCCTTGATTATATTTCCCCGGCCGTTACCGGACATCACCGGCGGGTGGGCCTGGGGGCGGTCGCCCTGGCCAGCCAGGCGGGCATCCCCGAGTCTTCCCTGGTGGACCTCCTGCTGGCCGGATTGATGCACGACATCGGGGCTTTCTCCATGGATTTGGCCCTGGACGGACTGACGTTCGATTCCGACCTGAAGGAGCACGCCGTCGTCGGGTACAGGCTGCTCAAGGAACATCCGTTTCTGGAGCGCGCCTCGCGCATGGTCCTGTATCACCATACGAGCTGGAAGGATTTGCGGGTCATCCGGCAGGAAGGGGACAGGGAAACGCTGCTGTTGGCCAACATCGTCAACCTGGCGGACCGGATAGACATCCTGCGCCGGGTGGGGACTTCCACCCGCGAACGCCGGGAAGTGGAACGGGCCGTGGCCGGGTTCACCTCGGACCTGTATGCGCCGAAGTTGCTGGAAGCGTTCAGGGAGCTGGCCGATGGAGGGCTTTTCTGGCCCCTGGTGGAAGATATGGACAGGCCGGTGCGGGAGATGCTTTCCCCGAATCTGCTCGACGTGCATATCTCCCCGGATGAACTTATCGAATTCTCAAGCTTCTTCACCCGGATCATCGATTTTCGAAGCCGCCACACGGCTACCCATACTGCGGGCGTGGCCGAGAGCGCGGTCCTGCTGTCCAAGCTGGCCGGCATGAGCGAGCAGGAACAGAAGGCCATGCGGTTGGCCGGGAACCTTCACGACATCGGCAAGCTGGCCGTGCCCACGGCCCTGCTGGACAAGCCGGGTGCCCTGGACAGCGACGAATACGTCAAGGTTCAGGACCACGCCACGGTCTGCGCAGAGGTCCTGCGTTCCATCCCCGGGCTGGGCGAGGTGGCCGACTGGGCCTGCCAGCACCATGAACGGCTCAACGGCAAAGGGTATCCCCTCGGGTTGACGGGAGATCAACTTTCACTGGGGTCGCGGATCATGCAGGTGGCGGACGTGCACACGGCCATCACCGAGGACCGTCCCTACCGCAAGGGAATGACCCGCGAGCGGGCCGTGGCCGTGCTTCGTTCCATGGCGGACAACGGGTTCCTCGACCCGGACATCGTCAACCTCATCATCGAGAACCACGACCGTTTCGACGCGGTCAGGACCATCGTCCAGAGCCGCGCCCTTTCGGAGTTCCGGCGTTTCGCCGAAGCCTACAGATAG
- a CDS encoding DUF116 domain-containing protein: MQIGTPLDQPRSVRRARKRLFIGLISIACLVICLFLGLLWLVPYIGLDNIHPSAKWVLGAAVVGLIGLVCVAYWGLFLNIITKKPLPGARRFRGLTIKLFLPLMVLLGRVFGIEKELIRLSFISVNNDLVLAEARRYAPNEILLLMPHCLQNSKCDRRLTYDINNCVRCGKCSMAGLLDLHDKYGVNLAIATGGTIARRIVVQLRPKLIIAVACHRDLSSGIQDTYPLPVYGVLNERPHGPCLDTTVSLPIVEKMLARFIDPDKAKDGRTISTGEAARS, from the coding sequence ATGCAAATAGGTACACCCCTGGACCAGCCCCGGTCCGTCCGACGGGCGCGCAAACGCCTTTTCATCGGCCTGATCAGCATCGCCTGCCTGGTCATTTGCCTTTTTCTGGGCCTGCTCTGGCTGGTGCCCTACATCGGCCTGGACAACATCCACCCATCCGCCAAATGGGTGCTCGGCGCGGCGGTCGTGGGCCTCATCGGGCTGGTCTGCGTGGCCTATTGGGGATTGTTCCTGAACATCATCACCAAGAAGCCGCTGCCCGGCGCGCGCCGGTTCCGAGGACTGACCATCAAGCTGTTCCTGCCGCTCATGGTCCTGCTGGGCCGGGTGTTCGGCATCGAAAAGGAACTCATCAGGCTCTCGTTCATCTCGGTGAACAACGACCTGGTTCTGGCCGAGGCCAGGCGGTACGCGCCGAACGAGATCCTCCTGCTCATGCCGCACTGCCTACAGAACTCCAAATGCGACCGGCGGCTGACCTACGACATCAACAACTGCGTGCGCTGCGGCAAATGCTCCATGGCCGGGCTGCTCGATCTGCACGACAAGTACGGGGTGAACCTGGCCATCGCCACAGGCGGAACCATCGCCCGCCGCATCGTCGTCCAGCTCCGCCCGAAATTGATAATCGCCGTGGCCTGCCACCGCGACCTCTCCTCGGGCATCCAGGACACCTACCCGTTGCCCGTATACGGCGTGCTCAACGAACGGCCGCACGGCCCCTGCCTCGACACCACCGTATCCCTGCCCATCGTCGAGAAAATGCTCGCCCGCTTCATCGATCCGGACAAGGCCAAGGACGGCCGGACCATATCAACGGGCGAGGCCGCCCGGTCGTAA
- the aspS gene encoding aspartate--tRNA ligase: MSEQERDYDEYRVIEDLAGWRRTHHNNELTSANMDEEVCLMGWVQFRRDHGGLIFLDLRDREGLTQVVFNPEDNAEVHERAHAIRPEYVVAVKGRVRPRPEGMANPNMITGEIEIEVSEYKLLNTSETPPFPIEDRVEVSENLRLKYRFLDLRRPSLARNFIIRNKAAQSVRRYLDGLGFLEVETPVLTKSTPEGARDFLVPSRVNQGEFYALPQSPQLFKQMLMVSGMDRYFQIVKCFRDEDLRADRQPEFTQIDIEMSFVDEALIQDMAEGMVRTLFKETIGVALPDRFPRMTFADAMRDYGVDKPDLRFELKHIDITDVFKGSGFKVFASSELVKVMVVPGGAELSRKEIDEYTKFVEIYGSKGLAWIKVKEDGEWQSPIVKFFSEEEINELRERTGCKPGDILFFQAGPADIANAALGNLRCELGKRFGLIKEGEFKPVWITDFPLLEWDPDEKRFIARHHPFTSARPEQMQILKEDPAQAIARAYDLVMNGFEVGGGSIRIHTEEQQQAMFSALGINEEEARDKFGFLMDALKFGAPPHGGIAFGLDRLVMILTGSKSIRDVIAFPKTQKATCLMTEAPSAVPSKQLRELGIRLREKKKEE, translated from the coding sequence ATGTCCGAGCAAGAGAGAGATTACGACGAGTACCGCGTCATTGAAGACCTCGCGGGCTGGCGGCGTACGCACCACAACAACGAGCTGACCTCCGCCAACATGGACGAAGAGGTCTGCCTCATGGGCTGGGTCCAGTTCCGCCGCGATCACGGCGGGCTGATTTTCCTGGACCTGCGCGACCGCGAGGGCCTGACCCAGGTGGTCTTCAACCCCGAGGACAACGCCGAAGTGCACGAGCGCGCCCACGCCATCCGCCCCGAATACGTGGTGGCGGTCAAGGGCAGGGTCCGCCCGCGCCCCGAAGGCATGGCCAACCCGAACATGATCACCGGCGAAATCGAGATCGAGGTCTCCGAGTACAAGCTGCTCAACACCTCGGAAACTCCGCCCTTCCCCATTGAGGACCGCGTAGAGGTTTCCGAGAACCTGCGGCTCAAGTACCGCTTCCTGGACCTCCGCCGCCCCTCCTTGGCCCGGAATTTCATCATCCGCAACAAGGCCGCGCAGTCCGTGCGCCGCTACCTGGACGGCCTCGGCTTCCTCGAAGTGGAAACCCCGGTGCTGACCAAGTCCACCCCCGAGGGCGCGCGCGACTTCCTGGTGCCTTCCCGGGTCAACCAGGGCGAGTTCTACGCCCTGCCCCAGTCCCCGCAGCTGTTCAAGCAGATGCTCATGGTCTCGGGCATGGACCGCTATTTCCAGATCGTCAAATGCTTCCGCGACGAGGACCTGCGCGCAGACCGCCAGCCCGAATTCACCCAGATCGACATCGAAATGTCCTTCGTGGACGAGGCGCTGATCCAGGACATGGCCGAAGGCATGGTCCGGACGCTGTTCAAGGAAACCATCGGCGTGGCCCTGCCCGACAGGTTCCCCCGCATGACCTTCGCCGACGCCATGCGCGACTACGGCGTGGACAAGCCGGACCTCCGCTTCGAGCTCAAGCACATCGACATCACCGACGTTTTCAAGGGCTCCGGCTTCAAGGTCTTCGCCTCCTCCGAACTGGTCAAGGTAATGGTCGTGCCCGGCGGGGCCGAGCTGTCCCGCAAGGAGATCGACGAATACACCAAGTTCGTCGAGATTTACGGCTCCAAGGGCCTCGCCTGGATCAAGGTCAAGGAGGACGGCGAGTGGCAGTCCCCCATCGTCAAGTTCTTCTCCGAGGAAGAGATCAACGAGCTGCGTGAGCGCACCGGCTGCAAGCCCGGCGACATTCTCTTCTTCCAGGCCGGTCCGGCAGATATCGCCAACGCCGCGCTCGGCAACCTGCGCTGCGAACTGGGCAAGCGGTTCGGCCTCATCAAGGAGGGCGAATTCAAGCCCGTCTGGATCACCGACTTCCCGCTGCTCGAATGGGACCCCGACGAGAAGCGTTTCATCGCCCGGCACCATCCCTTCACCTCGGCCCGTCCCGAGCAGATGCAGATTCTCAAGGAAGACCCGGCTCAGGCCATCGCGCGAGCCTACGACCTGGTCATGAACGGCTTCGAGGTCGGCGGCGGCTCCATCCGCATCCACACCGAGGAGCAGCAGCAGGCCATGTTCTCCGCCCTGGGCATCAACGAGGAGGAGGCCCGCGACAAGTTCGGCTTCCTCATGGACGCCCTCAAGTTCGGCGCGCCGCCGCACGGCGGCATCGCCTTCGGTCTGGACAGGCTGGTCATGATCCTGACCGGGTCCAAGTCCATTCGTGACGTCATCGCCTTCCCCAAGACCCAGAAGGCCACCTGCCTCATGACCGAAGCTCCGTCCGCCGTGCCCAGCAAGCAGCTCCGCGAACTCGGCATCCGCCTGCGCGAGAAGAAAAAAGAAGAATAA
- the hisS gene encoding histidine--tRNA ligase, giving the protein MAKVQKIKGFADLFPTEAAKYTFMEACAREIFSRYGFGELRTPILEKTELFQKSIGEDTDVVGKEMFTFPDRKDRSLTMRPEATAGVVRAFIESKTHQPGNVSKFFTFGPMFRYERPQKGRQRQFHQINAEVFGADEPQADAELILMLTTFLHRIGLKDLTVELNSLGCHECRPAYKQALVDYYKSKDKANFCEDCQRRMETNPLRVLDCKVPACKELVQDAPVITDHLCPDCEAHFADVRAVLDGAGVTYALNPRLVRGLDYYVRTCFEVTSNDIGSQTSVAGGGRYDGLIKSLDGPDCPGSGFACGMERLALLLGDIEPEAPDFYLAVVDGEAANEAMLFAQTLRAKGLRGEVSFAGGSMKSRMRAANKSGARTCLILGGSELADNTITIKDMAGNREQETLDRALYLASL; this is encoded by the coding sequence ATGGCGAAAGTACAAAAAATAAAAGGGTTCGCAGACCTTTTCCCGACAGAGGCCGCCAAGTACACTTTCATGGAAGCCTGCGCCCGGGAAATCTTCTCGCGATACGGCTTCGGCGAGCTGCGCACGCCCATCCTGGAAAAGACCGAGTTGTTCCAGAAATCCATCGGCGAAGACACCGACGTGGTCGGCAAGGAGATGTTCACCTTCCCGGACCGCAAGGACCGCTCCCTGACCATGCGGCCCGAAGCCACCGCCGGAGTGGTCCGCGCGTTCATCGAATCCAAGACCCATCAGCCGGGCAATGTTTCGAAATTCTTCACTTTCGGCCCCATGTTCCGCTATGAGCGCCCGCAGAAGGGCCGCCAGCGCCAGTTCCACCAGATCAACGCCGAGGTATTCGGGGCGGACGAGCCCCAGGCCGACGCCGAACTGATCCTCATGCTGACCACGTTCCTGCACCGCATCGGCCTCAAGGACCTGACCGTGGAGCTGAACTCCCTGGGCTGCCATGAATGCCGCCCGGCCTACAAGCAGGCCCTGGTCGACTACTACAAGTCCAAGGACAAGGCGAATTTCTGCGAGGACTGCCAACGCCGCATGGAGACCAACCCCCTGCGCGTGCTCGACTGCAAGGTGCCCGCCTGCAAGGAGCTGGTCCAGGACGCCCCGGTCATAACCGACCACCTCTGCCCGGACTGCGAGGCCCACTTCGCCGATGTCCGCGCCGTGCTGGACGGAGCGGGCGTGACCTACGCCCTGAACCCCCGCCTGGTGCGCGGCCTGGACTATTACGTGCGCACCTGCTTCGAAGTGACCAGCAACGACATCGGCTCCCAGACCTCCGTGGCGGGCGGCGGCCGGTACGACGGCCTGATAAAGAGCCTGGACGGCCCGGACTGCCCCGGCTCGGGCTTCGCCTGCGGCATGGAGCGCCTCGCCCTGCTGCTCGGCGACATCGAACCCGAAGCGCCGGACTTCTATCTGGCCGTGGTGGACGGCGAAGCGGCCAACGAGGCCATGCTCTTCGCCCAGACCCTGCGCGCCAAGGGGCTGCGCGGCGAGGTCAGCTTCGCCGGCGGTTCCATGAAATCCCGGATGCGCGCGGCCAACAAGTCCGGAGCGCGGACCTGCCTGATCCTGGGCGGCAGCGAGCTGGCGGACAACACCATCACCATCAAGGACATGGCTGGAAACCGGGAACAGGAAACCCTGGACCGGGCGCTGTACCTGGCGAGTTTGTAG
- the mobB gene encoding molybdopterin-guanine dinucleotide biosynthesis protein B, which produces MTQHIFCIIGKKKAGKTTFLEKLVPELQKLGLTVGAVKHDAHTFEMDVKGKDSWRLKQAGAETVVVSSPERVAMIQSVDRERSLEELAETLLADKDVVLAEGYFNSDQPKIEVFRQEAHDHPLCGRNNQQSKKLIAMVSNQSVAVDVPKFGLDDASEVAVHIARKYYGWVYSGMWATHD; this is translated from the coding sequence ATGACTCAGCATATATTCTGCATCATCGGCAAGAAAAAAGCCGGCAAAACCACGTTCCTGGAAAAACTTGTGCCCGAGTTGCAGAAGCTCGGCCTGACCGTGGGAGCCGTCAAGCACGACGCCCATACCTTCGAGATGGACGTGAAGGGCAAGGACTCCTGGCGGCTCAAGCAGGCCGGAGCCGAGACCGTGGTTGTCTCCTCGCCCGAGCGTGTGGCCATGATCCAGTCCGTGGATCGGGAACGCTCCCTGGAGGAACTCGCCGAGACTTTGCTTGCCGACAAGGATGTGGTCCTGGCTGAAGGATATTTCAATTCCGATCAGCCCAAGATCGAGGTCTTCCGCCAGGAGGCGCACGACCATCCCCTTTGCGGCCGGAACAACCAGCAGTCGAAGAAGCTCATCGCCATGGTCTCGAATCAGAGCGTGGCCGTGGATGTACCCAAGTTCGGCCTGGACGACGCTTCCGAGGTGGCGGTGCATATCGCCCGCAAGTATTACGGCTGGGTCTACAGCGGCATGTGGGCCACCCACGACTAG
- a CDS encoding transport-associated protein, translated as MKTWKKFVVAACLVLFAFAAFGCSEEGPMEKAGKKIDQAAEDAGDAAKDAGDAAKKLFE; from the coding sequence ATGAAAACGTGGAAAAAATTCGTGGTTGCGGCTTGTCTGGTTCTGTTCGCCTTCGCGGCCTTCGGTTGCAGCGAGGAAGGCCCCATGGAGAAGGCAGGCAAGAAGATCGATCAGGCCGCCGAGGACGCGGGCGATGCCGCCAAGGATGCGGGCGACGCCGCCAAGAAGCTTTTCGAGTAG
- a CDS encoding molybdopterin-dependent oxidoreductase encodes MKIVTACTMDCGDACSLVVDTEDRTVRGNPRHPFTKGFCCRKGSRYFERLDAAERITEPLVRRGGKFTPVGWDEALDLVAEKLDAARTAPESILHVHGNGYRGVLASASSIFFERLGSSTVYGCVCDDTGIEACLKDFGALAHNAPEDMLNADRVVNWGRDLTRCSVHQLAMLRKAREKGVEVLSISPGGDGTPEFSDVNVMIRPGTDRFLAAAVLKLFLEAGDLNPWVLTRTGNWPALRGLVDGLKFRDLCAACEVSAEDAELVYEWYSDKGNAATMLGWGLQRHRYGGENVRFINAVAMISGNIGVRGGGAYFNISSSRNFGSWAHLVEGGVKPSRRRQFLLQDLGTELRRADPPVDFVWIDGHNVVNQVPDGLSVADALAAPFTVVVDGFMNDTAMRADVILPPAFMFERRDVLGSYVHNYVNLCAPALAPRGHARPDFDILSDLGKRLRERIVFPDEETCLREGLKPSAVSYDELVENGFAKVNHPSVAFEDMVFGHPDGLYRFPEALHPEPERDPDYPLQLLTLVRGDSLHSQIAEADQCGVPPVWISRSNPALNVLDPAGDIFLVTDLGAMQVRVETVEDLHPRAVLMRRGGWMKYGHGANALIRPSVTDMGAGTAYYSQACRLENR; translated from the coding sequence ATGAAGATCGTCACTGCCTGCACCATGGATTGCGGGGACGCCTGTTCATTGGTCGTCGACACGGAGGACCGGACCGTCCGGGGCAACCCGAGGCATCCATTCACCAAGGGGTTTTGCTGCCGTAAGGGAAGCCGGTATTTCGAGCGTCTGGACGCTGCGGAACGCATCACCGAGCCGCTTGTCCGTCGCGGCGGGAAGTTCACGCCCGTCGGCTGGGACGAGGCCCTGGACCTCGTGGCCGAGAAACTCGACGCGGCGCGGACCGCGCCCGAGTCCATCCTGCATGTCCATGGCAACGGTTATCGGGGCGTGCTCGCCTCGGCCAGCTCCATATTTTTCGAACGGCTCGGCTCCTCCACCGTGTACGGTTGCGTGTGCGACGACACGGGTATCGAGGCGTGCCTGAAGGATTTCGGCGCGTTGGCCCACAACGCGCCCGAGGACATGCTGAACGCGGACCGGGTGGTCAACTGGGGCCGCGACCTGACCCGGTGCTCCGTGCACCAGCTCGCCATGTTGCGGAAGGCCCGCGAAAAAGGCGTCGAGGTGTTGTCCATCTCCCCGGGCGGCGACGGCACGCCCGAGTTCTCCGACGTCAACGTGATGATCCGGCCGGGGACGGACCGCTTCCTGGCGGCCGCCGTGCTCAAGCTCTTTCTCGAGGCGGGCGACCTCAACCCCTGGGTCCTGACCCGGACCGGGAACTGGCCCGCCCTGCGCGGGCTTGTGGACGGCCTGAAGTTTCGCGACCTGTGCGCCGCCTGCGAGGTCTCGGCCGAGGACGCGGAGCTGGTCTACGAATGGTACTCGGACAAGGGCAATGCGGCCACAATGCTCGGCTGGGGGTTGCAGCGCCATCGCTACGGCGGAGAGAACGTCCGCTTCATCAACGCCGTGGCCATGATTTCGGGCAACATCGGGGTGCGCGGCGGCGGGGCGTATTTCAACATCTCCTCCAGCCGGAACTTCGGTTCATGGGCGCATCTGGTCGAGGGCGGCGTGAAACCGTCCAGGCGGCGGCAATTCCTGTTGCAGGACCTGGGAACGGAACTCCGGCGGGCCGATCCTCCCGTGGACTTCGTCTGGATCGACGGGCACAACGTGGTCAACCAGGTGCCGGACGGCCTGTCCGTGGCCGACGCCCTGGCCGCGCCGTTCACGGTCGTCGTGGACGGGTTCATGAATGATACGGCCATGCGGGCCGACGTCATCCTGCCTCCCGCGTTCATGTTCGAACGGCGCGACGTGCTCGGCTCCTATGTCCACAACTACGTCAATCTCTGCGCTCCCGCCCTTGCGCCGCGCGGCCATGCCCGCCCGGATTTCGACATCCTGTCCGATCTGGGGAAGCGGCTGCGCGAGCGTATCGTTTTTCCTGACGAGGAGACCTGCCTGCGCGAGGGGCTCAAGCCTTCCGCCGTATCCTATGACGAACTCGTCGAAAACGGGTTCGCGAAGGTGAACCATCCTTCCGTGGCCTTCGAGGACATGGTCTTCGGCCACCCCGACGGACTGTACCGCTTCCCCGAAGCGCTGCATCCCGAACCGGAGCGGGACCCCGACTACCCGCTGCAACTGCTGACTCTGGTGCGCGGGGATTCCCTGCATTCGCAGATAGCCGAGGCGGACCAGTGCGGGGTGCCGCCCGTGTGGATTTCCCGGTCCAACCCGGCCCTGAACGTCCTGGACCCGGCCGGGGACATTTTCCTGGTCACCGACCTCGGAGCCATGCAGGTTCGGGTGGAGACCGTCGAAGATCTGCATCCCCGCGCCGTGCTCATGCGCCGTGGAGGATGGATGAAATACGGCCACGGGGCCAACGCCCTGATTCGGCCCTCGGTCACGGATATGGGTGCCGGGACGGCCTATTACAGCCAGGCGTGCCGCCTGGAAAATCGTTAA